The genomic window aggcaggaggtgtCACCTGGCAGGACACTTTCCTCTGGGGACTGAGAGCAGCCATGTTGACAAGAGTCAGGGCCAAGCCTGAGCCCAGTGTGAGCCTTAGCATGGGATGGGACATGACGGTGTGCAGACCGGGTACCGAAAACCTCCCTGTGTCGGGCAGAAATAGCGGGCACGGGTCATGCCGACAAGCCCCGTGTGGCCTCCAGCCGGATGAGCGGATGAGGCCCCGTCTCCAAGGTCCAGCCGGGGCCTGCAGGAGGGACGGCTAGCTGCCTCAGAAGTGGGGCTGGGGCGGGATGGAGATGGATTTGGAGTTCCAGGTGACAAAGGAGGTAGGATGCTAAGACTGTGatccccccttccccgcccccatgCTGTTCACTATGCCCAGGTCTGACGTGCAGGCGTTGACAAAAAGAGCAAATGACTCCAGATCCTTAAAACGCCAACAGTAAGAGCAGCGACAACAACGCAAATACCCAGATTTCTGAGCCGTGAAGCCCCACAAGCGTTGCTTTGATTTCTGAAGAGCTTTATCTGAGGTCAGTGTCTTCTAGGCCCAGAGGCTGGATTTCCGCCACGGTCACCTACATACACCTTGTCGTTTCTCCTGCACCGGGGgttggcgggggggcggggggcttggGAGCCTTCTCCTGCAGTAAACGCAGACTCCTAGCCTGAGGTTCCCGGATGGCCTGGCTAAGCGGTGGGCTGTGGGCCACAGCAGCATCACCCCCTGGGCTGCTCATTCTGCGTGTACATTCATTGACCCCAACCTCCTGGATCCGACGTCCAGAGTTCGAGCGCAGGAATCTGAGATTCGCAAGCTCAGTGGCCCAGTGTATTTTGGGAGCCCTCACTTTAGTGTCTTCCTGGAAGCTCAGATGTCTTATTTGGGGGACATGACTGGCTCCCAACAAACTTAAAGGCAGGCGGCCATCTTTAAAGACGGGTCTAGAACATCTTGGCTCAGGTTATCCCTTAGCCTGCCTCTGGTGCGCTCTCTGAGGACCCATTCAGTGAGACACCCACTTCCCCACACCCTTTCATGCCCTCCGACGAGTGATCTCATAAGTTCCGGCTCCCGGGATGACAATTGCTTGATCACTCAGGCCGGACTGCAACCcatcttaaaaatgtctttggagGACTGCATGCTTCTTAGGCACCGCCTGAAGTCCTTTACGTGTGTTTATTTGTTCCATGACAATGCTACGTGGTAAATACTATTTTATGTTCCTCGTTTAGCAGGTGAAGAAACTGCAGTCTGAAGAGGTTAATGGACTTGCCCAGAGCTGGGGTTGAACCCAGGTGGTCTGCTGCGGGGGCCGGGCTTCGGGCAGCACGGCTAATCCTCTGCACAAGGGCCTGTGGGGGAAGGAGGATATGGGGCTGGGTGCTGCCTTGCTTGCGGGGAAGCCTCTCTGGAACGCCAAGCATCCAGGCTGTTGGCTACCATTTCTGGGGCCCTGGCAATCTCTCTggctttcattttgttgttgcaTGTGTAGGAGACTGGCTTTTGCCTAAAATTCCTGCTCCACCTCAACATCAACACAGACATTAGGCAGAGTGTGCCTGTAACACCTTGTCAAAGTTCTTCCTTGACTCGGAGAGCCCACCTTCTCGGCTGCCGTGTGTGCGGGCAGACGCAATCTCACATTCTGGGAAGCATTTACCCAGGGTGTGCAAGCGCAGGGAAAATCCTCGAGGCCAGTGAGTCTCAACTTGAGATGCTTGTGTTGTAATGACCTCGTAGCTTTGAACCGACCAGCTGCCCAGGCTACATGGCAGTCGGCGACAGCCGATGGTCTGGTGGTGACCAAGCTCCTTCGGGGACAGCAACGTGCAGCCAGTCTCTGCCACTGGGGGCCGGGGAGCCCCCGTTGCAGGCTGAGCGGTAGCTGCGGGAAGACAGCTGTTGTCTCGGACTGATTGTGTGGCTCTTTGTGCCTGATgtgtccctttcttcctctttccctccccttttccAGGGGCTCCTGTTTGAACTGGGAGAGCACGCCAGCTGCGTTATTCAGGCCCTGGAGTCTATCGTCGGGCTGCTCCAGGATTAAATGAAAGGGTAGCCCTGTGTTTACCATCCCACAAATTTTTATCTATTCAGTAGACTTGCACCGTGGTAACAGACATTCTGTCTGTTTTAGGATGCTCTTCTTTTCCCACACCTGGAACTTTGGAACCCCGCAGTCTGAGGTGTCTGTCTTATCCACTGGGGCTTGGAATCAGGGAGAAAGCAAAGTGCCAAAGTGTGGGGAAAGGCTGAAGTCCTTCAGGACTTTTATTggagtgctcgcttcagcagcacatatactaaaataggACTTTTATTGGAGCGCGGTGAACTGTAGGAGAAAGGGAGCAGAGAGCTTCCGAGCAACACATCTGAGGCCAGAGTGTGGACTTACCATGCCCCTCCCCTGACGAGTTTCATGGCCGTGGTCACCCCGGGAGCGAGCGGTCACTGCACTGTCCAGGCAGGTTACGAGAACCGGAGCCAACTGTGAAGCACTCACCGCGGAGGGCTTTGAGtctctcttccttgttctttctcttctccttcattgTCTTAgctcaccctctccctacctccacgtctccctctcttgttctctttcagtGTCAAGCCTTGTTCAGAACATCCATTTGGGAGATCTTCCTGACAACGTGCTGGGCTCCTTGAAATCCCTGTGTCCCTATAGAATCCACCCATCCTACCGGTACCTGCAGTCTTTGGACTCACCTGGGGGGCCCAATGCTAACAAGAAGGCAGACTGAGCACAGTGCAAACACCTCTTCCTTCTGTGTCCCAATCTTTTGcctattatatgtatttttctgttcaaATCTATCTATAATTGAATAAATGGTTAGAATAAGAAAAGCTTCTGAAGTAATCACTTTAAGCCaatcttacatttaaaaaataagatgcaaaaggtttgggagaggggcacctgggtggctcggtgggttaaggcctctgccttcagctcaggtcatgatctcagggtcctgggatcgagccctgaatctggctctctgctcagcagggagcctgcttcctcctctctctctgcctgcctctctgcctatttgtggctctctctgttaaataaataaataaaatcttttaaaaaaaaggtttgggAGACAGTCACTTGAAAGCAAATTTAAGtgcacatctttttttaaagaaaatattttatttatttatttgaaagagagagagagagagaaagcactagcagggggaggggtaaggggagagagagaagcagactccccagtgggcagggaggccgatgcggggctcgatcccaggaccctggaatcatgaccccaaccgaaagcagaagcttaactgactgagccacccaggtgcgccttaACTgtgcatcattaaaaaaaaaaaaaaacaaaaaaagaaaaaaacccaaacttttcCGGAAATGTACTAGCCATTTGTAATAGTCCTATTACCTTGTACGTTTGGAATATGCTACCCACATGATGGTTCTTCTAGTCGATTGAGAAATAACCTTTATTACCAATTTTTAATTGGTTGTCCATGGGAAAAGTCATGATGAGACCATCATGAGTTAGCTCGAGATCCTTTTCACATGGAAGTGTCATGTTTTACGTAGATGTGCGTGTGCTGCGAAACACAGAATCGGGATGTCAGACTGAGCTTGTTCTCCGTTCTAGGTATTCTGGGTATAAAGCAGAGTCCGACTGCGTGTCCTGTTGATGAAATGAAAACAGTAGCTCTTGGAGCCTTGAGGACCATTGAtctccatccttcctttccttgcttcttaatcaaatgtacacacacgcacacttcaCTTTAGACATCATGAGACCACCTTCAGAAATGTTAATGAAGGGAAAAGCCCCCCATAATGTTGTTACTATGATAAGAACACTTATTTTTTGGAGGTattccttaaacatttttttttccaagcaagttacttctttaaaaaaatagtgtacaaaaaaaatagtgtacagacaaatttacattattttttctcttataggCTCATAAGCATTTTTACAAGTTGTAGCATAAAGTTCGCAACCGGCCTCACGAGTGGCTGTCCGTTCTGCGGGGTGGGTACAGAGATGGGACCATGCTCTGCAACACACCCCGATTTTCTAATTTCGCTCTCCTTAGTAACGTCGTGGTTGTCCCTGTGAGGAAAACCTCCTCTGCACTGCCCGCCACCCCAAAGCCTCCTCTGCAGacaccccaccacccctgcctgccccaaGCCACTGCTGGTATTTCAGGACATTTACCGAGACTGGATTTCTGGGATGTGACTGTTGTGATTTGCCAAGCACGGCTGCACGAGGCTGTTGGAGCACCAGCAGGCACTGTGGAGTCTCTAATAAATAACCCGCATTGATCTCTCATTTTGTGATttatcttgttgttgttttttttttctctttgagctCTGATTCATGGCTCCACGGGGTGATTTTGGAAAATCATTTACCCGTCAGCCACAGCACACTGACCATGGCCTATAAAAGGTCAAGGGGGAACAGACCCAAGGTGGGATCTCAGCCGCTCGTCCTCTTTCCAGGACTGTAGCCCAGATTCCGCACACAGTGACCCCAGGGAGGAAACATGGATAAGTTGTTGCTGTGTCTCCCGGTCATCGTTAACCTCCCTGGCGCTTTCTTCCAAGGCAGTAGGTGCTTTGCTTCAGATGGTCGCTGAGCTCTTGTCTCTGGACTGCATGGTGCAAAGTCATGGGAGAATGGCCACATGGATGAGGGGTGGTGGTCTGGGGAAGGGGGCAATCTGGCTTCTAAGTCCATTCTATCCTATCCACACATGGTGAGAGAAGACGTCTTCGTGGCCTGATAAGCTATTAAAAAAGAGACCACTGGCCCCCATGGAATGACTTGGGTGACTTAACACCTAACCTGACTGCGGGGGCCAgcgcccctgccctcccacccccggaGTGTAACCTTTAACCAGTCAGTCTGGATTTACCCGCTCTGCACTGGTGAGGTTGTGGGCCTGAGAGcggccctccctctccccatagGAAGGTGATTGCCTGAGATAATCTGCTCTTTGcaagaaacattttcttctggAACCTTCTGCATACTACGCTGCTCCTCAGAGCTCCTTCTTATCTGCTAGATGGggtgctgcccaattcatgaatcagtgACTAAAGCCAAGTAGATCCTTCAATGTACTcatgtgaattttgttttttaacataactCAGCTGCtgacactttctttctctgttttctctcctgcaGACACATGCAGAAAGGCCTTTGTGTTCCCCACAGAATCAGATAATTCCTGTGACCTTATCTGTTCCGGTACAGAAGCCACTGAAGGCTTTCACCCTGTGCCTGCAAGTCTACACTGCCTTGGCCCGCCCCTACAGCCTCTTCTCTGTACGCCACCAGGGCACAGCACAATGAGATCCTCCTCTTCAGTGAAAAACCTGGCTTGTACAGCGTGTCTATGGGGGGATCTGACGTCTACTTCAGGGTTCCTGAGACTTTTTACACACCCAGGCCCTTCTGTGTTACCTGGGAGTCCCAAATAGGGATTACAGAGCTCTAGGTGGATGGGAAGCCCATGGTGAGGATGAGTCTGAAGAAGGGATACACGGTGGGGTCAGAAGCGAGCATCATCCTAGGGCAGGAGCAGGATTCATTCGGTGAGGGCTTTGGTAAGAACCAGGCCTTGGTGGGAGAGGTTGGAGATGTGAACATGTGGGACTTTGTGCTGCCCCCAGAGGAGATCAGATCTGTCTCCACCGGTGGGGTCTCCACCCCTAACTTCCTGAACTGGCAGTAACTCAAGTATGAAACACGAGGTAAAGTGTTCCTCAAGGACCGGCTGTGGTCCTGAGGCCCTTTTGTCTGTGCTGAAGTTGCCTCCTTTTGTGGGGGCGGCCACACTTACATTGTCTCTTGCTCTCAGGTGTTGCTGTCTTACACACATGGCTCTGGCAGAGGGACCatatttccctctgccttctttaCCCTGTTTTCCTCAGCACAAGTGCAGGGAAGAGGGGCTTTTTGTAGAATTACCAGGACACACCCAAGGCCAGTTAAATCTGATTTTGGGAGTGGAAACCTAGCATCACAGGGATTCCAGTGTTTGGTCAAGGTGGAGAACTATGCATTTTCAGTATGTCTAGGAGCAAGtgagccaaatttttttttttttccctcctggaaGACCGCCTGTGTTTACCAGCAGCCCCACTAACATCTACTTTTCCCTTTAAAGGCAAACCCACCTCCTCTGACTGTGCTTTAATGAATTAGCTGCATAATCCAGGAAGAGAGTTTTTCCAGCATTCTGACCCCACTCACCCACTAGGATGTGGCCATTATATGTTCAAATGATCTTTATTCTTTAATCCTGTcaatttgaagatttaaaaatctaaaaagaaatgttttgctttgttcctgCTTCATGGGTTCTCTTTTTCCTCAGGACCACCAGTTTTCATTGTGTGATGTTTCCATTACTTCTCCTTGCCTGTGTGCCTTATCCTTATCATGTGAGCTCTCACTTTTTTAAGCCTTTCTTCCACACCATGGGTTCATTTTCCTGTTTGGCATACTGGGATCCTTCCTATTTCCAGTACCACTGGAAATCCCACAGCACGTTCTGAGTCTGTCTGGAATTCCTTCTTGGACTTGCACATTCCTTCAACACTCACGTTTCATCCAGTCTCTGTTTCCCTCAGTTTGCTTGAGAGCTTCATGCTGTGTCAGATTTTCTCAATGTTCCCATCATtaatctttttgaaataaatctttcaCATGCTTAAGTACTGTTCTTTCATGTCTTAGTATTTTCCCGTCATCCTGCTGCTCAAGGCTAGTGTGGGGGCGAGTTCTCGAGCCCCTGTCTGCTGACCTGGCCACAGTTAGACCCTTACAATGTCAGCTGGCTGCCTGGGGACTCCTTTTCATAGGAGGAGCTCCCAGTCCTGCAGCGCCCGTCCTGACAGCCTGCAGCTCCACCATCCAAGGGACCACCACCTCCTCCAGTTTCCACCAATCGTCCCCCGACTCTCATAGGTGCGCTTATTCAGTCATCTCTATCTTTGTTTCTCCATTGGTGTAGTAAGGAATGCTGGAGAGGACATAACAGCAGCTTGATCAAGCAAGACCAGGTCTTCTTTGTGAGAGGGTCCCAGGCAGGGGAAGCTTCCATCTGACTCTGACAGGCTCCTCCTTTTGGGAAGAGGAGGGACTTGTCCTGGTGTCTCTCCCAAGTCTGACATCCGCTGGTTCACAGTTGAGGGTCAAGTGTCCTATGCATTGTCAGCTCTGGCTGGGGCTCTGGGACCCCTCCTTCTCCACCAGGTGGGAGGTAAATGGAGGTTCTCCTTGCTTGGATCTGGGGGAGGGAGGTTTTAGGAAGGGAGGTTTTCTTACTTTGGATCCCAGCGGCATTCTTGGCCCACCACAAGGCTGGTGCTGTGATCCTTATTTGAGTCCCATTTCTATTCCTCAGTTCCTTTAGAATGTGCAGGAGAGGAGATGAGGCTGTCCTCTCAGAGCTCTAAATGCtgcaaggagagaaggaagctcCTTCATCAGGAGGCCTGTACTTTCTTCACCTATGGCAGAAGGAAGTGGGGCTGGCAGGACTCCAGGCCTGTTAAAACAGTAGCAGAATGGCGGGTTGCCTGTCACAGGGGATGGGGCTCACATCTGGAGCGAGCGCAGGTTTGCCCAAGAGTTCCAGCTCTGGAAATTGAGATGTTCCTCAGGGGTTGGGGCAAGTTCACCTCAAAACGAATGGAGTCCCAGTGCCTGGAATCTCTGGACTTTGCAGCGTGGGTGCCAAGCACGGAAAGAACTAGGTCCTGTTCCTCTCAATATGCTTTCCTTGTGTGCAGGTCAAAGACGGACTCTTGAAGGTCTAATCTATGCATCCATATGGCCTGTTGCAGTTCCTCGGAAGGCCCCGCCCCTTTTACCAGGGATTAAGACAGCAGACCACCCGAGCTCGGACTCGGACCTCAGCTCCATTCTTCAGTGGCACCTAacctcaggcaagttatttaaaatgCTGTGTATCCTCCcgatttcttcatctttaaaatgggactaATGCTCTTggccggctcagttggttaagcatccaactctggatttcagctcaggttatgatctcagggtagggAGATTGAGCCCGATGTCATGCTCTgcgttcagcagggagtctgctccctgcTGAAGAGCCCTCGGCTCTTccccctaaaacaaacaaacaaacaaatcaatcaatcaatcaatcttcacaaaaaataaaatggggataatgtaGGGCCCCCTTTGCTGGTCCACAGCGAGTGCTCAAGGCATGTTATCTATGATTTGCTAATTTTATCTATGACTTGCTAATAGTCACAATGGTGGATTTCAAAGACACAGACTCTGGATCAGAGACCCAGTAGGTTGAAGGGGTGCAGCAGTTAATAGATACAGAAGAAGGGTGTCTGCAGCCCCGAGGATGATCTGTCTGCTTGCCATGGAGAAAAACATCAGGGATACGATAACAGATTTATGGGATAAGGGGGCACATTTGGAAGGTCTCTCCCTGGGATGCAGTGGTTTCAGGAAACAGGTTCACTCAGAGGCAGAGTGAAGatacagggagaggagaagaggctTCCAAATTTGGCAGAAAACTCTCACTCTAATTTTTAGAGGGACATTGGAAACTCAGGGAGGAGGAAATCAACCTAAAAGGACAGGCTCTATGCTGCAGTGAACCACCAGGAGATGGGAAAGGTGAGGGGGTTCTGTGACGCATCTGCACGGGGCCACAGGACAGGAGGCCAGGTTCAGGGGGCAGCTGGCCTTGAAGGGCAGAGGGGCCACCGAGGAGGGGGTTGTCACAGGGAGCAGCACAACCACAAACTTCTGGTGCAAAGAGGTGGGAAAGCGGGTGTCTTTGTCACTGAATAACTTGTCACGGTGGGTCTGAAAACTCTAATCTGAGGACAGGTGGTGGCTGGCGTGGTGCTAGGCTGGAGGACACAGGATCCCCACTGGACCCTAGAGAAAAAGCACTAACTACAGAGCTGCTGACCCTTTGCTGAGAGGTAAGGCTCAAACAGGAAGCATCTCCACACAGGATTCCCTGTTGCCATTAACCAGAGAGAAGGATCTTCCCAGACGTAAAGGAGAGCCACCCCCTCCTTCTGAATGGCCTGCACAGGGTCCCCAACCCCCTAGAATTCACTGGaacatgctctctgtctctcagggcCCTGTGTATTCTGACTTGTTCCCCCTCTGTCCTGTCACCCTCCTGCCAGTTTGCCTGTTCATTTCCGCCACAAACAGGTGCCCAAATGTCTGCGGTGTGGCCGGCACTCGCTTCAGATGCATGGGATAAGCAGGAAAACCACAGAAACAAGAGCAACAGAACCACACAGATGTGGTCTTGGTCACCTGGGACTTAGATTCCAGCAAATTTACACACGTATGATGTGTTTCCATGAGGAGCtggcatgtgctctttctctagaTCCTCACGTGGCAGGT from Lutra lutra chromosome 15, mLutLut1.2, whole genome shotgun sequence includes these protein-coding regions:
- the CRP gene encoding LOW QUALITY PROTEIN: C-reactive protein (The sequence of the model RefSeq protein was modified relative to this genomic sequence to represent the inferred CDS: inserted 2 bases in 1 codon; deleted 1 base in 1 codon; substituted 2 bases at 2 genomic stop codons), translated to MDKLLLCLPVIVNLPGAFFQGNTCRKAFVFPTESDNSXVTLSVPVQKPLKAFTLCLQVYTALARPYSLFSYATRAQHNEILLFSEKPGLYSVSMGGSDVYFRVPETFYTPRPFCVTWESQIGITELXVDGKPMVRMSLKKGYTVGSEASIILGQEQDSFGEGFGKNQALVGEVGDVNMWDFVLPPEEIRSVSTGGVSTPNFLNWQXLKYETRGKVFLKDRLWS